One genomic window of Candidatus Edwardsbacteria bacterium includes the following:
- a CDS encoding T9SS type A sorting domain-containing protein, which yields MKKIIIPFLALLATLLGGAATCRADWATATIKAGSWPVAGAVNPVTNKIYVANRYADSVTIIDGATLSATRVRVGQYPIALAVNPYTNKIYTANYDDNSVTVIDGATHATATVATGTNPRAIAVNPMTNKIYVANEGSANITVIDGSDNSAVNVTGRDVPYAIAVNTVTDMIYVANAGSHYLTELSGIDNWTENINIAPSGTYTFAVAVNPSTDKVYATRGDGRLVMVAGDNHSDTSTVLLDGEGQALAVNPVTNKIYAANYNDNSVTVIDGATHAKTRVALGSSPQAIAVNPVTNKIYTANDTGDSVTVIDGVTHAITNISTGNLTWPQAIVVNPATNKIYSINHMGDNMTVIDGGHYATATVASGTFPSIPNDAALNPVTNKVYVTNTNSDNVTVIDGATGDTTLVAAGDTPWAVAVNPVSNKAYVANYYDNNVTVIDGASGGTITVPTRTTPRAVAVNPVTNKVYVANGNNSSVTVIDGATNDTATVATGSGPFALAVNPATNKIYVANYGNANVTVIDGATNGTATVWAGANPRAVAVNQMTNKAYVANYNDSSMTVISGPGNDTATVIVGAKPRAVVVNPLTNRIYVANEGSASVTVIDGATNGTTTVATGPSPYDVAVNPVSNMIFVANAGNDSLTVIDGATNMTCAIAAGPAPCDLAVNPASNRIYVVNNGGSSVTVIDAVREWDTGITAVVDSSTNHRSYVHRPYITGTASVNWPPNWITLDHVLDKWMTGQETWHQALVNGSGKTVDWTYAWSSDSLLWGLNYLNIVPLSQSGTTNNLGLGTAMTGNLLTYPIYYLDNVPPTIAWWDSLPDDADSIGGYGPYPVKAVLRDFSGISSAFLHYDGDSVAMNRTTADTFAASIPAQVLTAGDSLIVSYSVSARDHAHDFNWVQSVSRTVWLYNLTGVAGRPAGSIPKVYALGQAYPNPSRGQAVFKYQLPKESKVSLTVYNVVGQTVKKFDQGAQPAGYHQISWNDKALPNGVYLYQLKAGDFVSTRKLMIVR from the coding sequence ATGAAAAAAATAATCATCCCGTTTTTAGCCTTGCTGGCAACGCTTCTGGGCGGTGCGGCGACCTGCCGGGCCGACTGGGCCACCGCCACCATAAAAGCCGGCTCCTGGCCGGTGGCCGGTGCGGTGAACCCGGTCACCAACAAGATCTACGTGGCCAACCGGTACGCCGACAGCGTCACCATAATAGACGGGGCCACCCTGTCTGCGACCAGAGTGAGGGTGGGCCAGTACCCCATAGCCCTGGCGGTCAACCCTTATACCAACAAGATCTACACGGCCAACTATGACGACAACAGCGTAACGGTGATCGACGGGGCCACCCATGCCACCGCCACCGTGGCGACCGGAACCAATCCCCGGGCCATAGCGGTGAATCCCATGACCAACAAGATCTACGTGGCAAACGAGGGCAGCGCCAACATCACGGTGATCGACGGGAGCGATAATTCCGCGGTGAATGTGACCGGAAGGGACGTGCCCTACGCCATAGCCGTCAACACAGTGACCGACATGATCTACGTGGCCAACGCCGGCAGCCATTACCTGACCGAGTTGTCCGGTATTGATAATTGGACGGAGAATATCAACATAGCTCCCAGCGGAACCTACACCTTTGCGGTGGCGGTTAACCCCTCCACCGACAAGGTCTATGCCACCAGGGGCGACGGCCGTCTGGTGATGGTGGCCGGGGACAACCATAGCGACACCAGCACCGTGTTATTGGATGGCGAAGGCCAAGCCCTGGCGGTGAATCCGGTGACCAACAAGATCTACGCGGCCAACTATAATGACAACAGCGTAACTGTCATCGACGGGGCCACCCACGCCAAGACCAGAGTGGCCCTGGGGTCGTCTCCCCAGGCCATAGCGGTGAATCCGGTCACCAACAAGATCTACACCGCCAACGACACCGGCGACAGCGTGACGGTGATCGACGGGGTCACCCATGCCATAACCAACATCTCCACCGGTAACCTTACCTGGCCCCAGGCCATCGTGGTCAACCCGGCCACCAATAAGATCTACAGCATCAATCATATGGGCGACAACATGACCGTGATAGACGGCGGCCATTACGCCACGGCCACCGTGGCCTCGGGAACCTTCCCCTCCATCCCCAATGATGCGGCGCTGAACCCGGTAACTAATAAAGTCTACGTGACCAACACCAACAGCGACAACGTCACGGTGATCGACGGGGCCACCGGCGACACCACGCTGGTGGCGGCCGGGGACACCCCCTGGGCGGTGGCGGTCAACCCGGTAAGCAACAAGGCATACGTGGCGAACTACTACGACAACAATGTCACGGTGATCGACGGAGCCAGCGGCGGAACCATCACGGTGCCCACCCGGACCACCCCCCGGGCGGTGGCGGTGAACCCGGTGACAAATAAAGTCTACGTGGCCAACGGCAACAACTCCAGCGTGACGGTGATAGACGGGGCCACCAACGACACCGCCACCGTGGCCACCGGCTCGGGCCCCTTCGCCCTGGCGGTCAATCCGGCCACCAACAAGATATATGTGGCCAACTACGGCAATGCCAACGTGACGGTGATCGACGGAGCCACCAACGGCACGGCCACCGTATGGGCGGGCGCCAATCCCCGGGCGGTGGCGGTGAACCAGATGACCAACAAGGCTTACGTGGCCAACTACAACGACTCCAGCATGACGGTGATCAGCGGTCCCGGCAACGACACCGCTACAGTGATCGTGGGCGCCAAACCCCGGGCGGTGGTGGTCAATCCGCTGACCAACAGGATCTACGTAGCCAACGAAGGCAGCGCCAGCGTCACGGTGATCGACGGGGCCACCAACGGAACCACGACGGTGGCCACCGGACCATCGCCCTATGACGTGGCGGTGAACCCGGTAAGCAACATGATCTTCGTGGCCAACGCCGGCAACGACAGCCTGACGGTGATCGACGGGGCCACCAATATGACCTGCGCCATAGCCGCCGGCCCGGCCCCCTGCGACCTGGCGGTGAACCCGGCAAGCAACAGGATCTACGTGGTGAACAACGGCGGCAGCAGCGTGACGGTGATCGATGCGGTTCGGGAGTGGGACACCGGCATAACGGCAGTCGTCGACAGCAGCACCAACCACCGCAGCTATGTCCACCGGCCATATATCACCGGCACGGCCTCGGTGAACTGGCCGCCCAACTGGATCACCCTGGACCATGTGCTGGATAAATGGATGACCGGGCAGGAGACCTGGCACCAGGCTTTGGTGAACGGATCCGGCAAGACGGTCGACTGGACCTATGCCTGGAGCAGCGATTCGCTGCTGTGGGGCCTGAATTACCTCAACATCGTTCCCTTGTCGCAAAGCGGCACCACCAACAACCTGGGACTGGGCACGGCCATGACCGGCAACCTGCTGACCTACCCCATCTATTACCTGGACAATGTTCCGCCCACCATCGCCTGGTGGGACAGCCTGCCGGATGACGCGGATTCCATCGGCGGCTACGGGCCCTACCCGGTGAAAGCGGTCCTCCGGGATTTCTCCGGCATTTCTTCGGCCTTTCTGCATTACGACGGGGACAGCGTGGCCATGAACAGGACCACGGCCGATACCTTTGCCGCCAGCATCCCGGCCCAGGTGCTGACCGCGGGAGACAGCCTGATAGTTTCTTATTCGGTCAGCGCCCGGGATCATGCTCACGATTTCAATTGGGTTCAAAGCGTGTCGAGGACGGTTTGGTTGTACAACCTGACCGGCGTGGCCGGCCGGCCGGCCGGTTCGATTCCAAAGGTTTATGCTTTGGGTCAGGCCTATCCCAATCCCTCAAGAGGACAGGCTGTATTCAAGTACCAGCTGCCGAAAGAATCCAAGGTCAGCCTGACGGTGTACAACGTGGTGGGCCAGACGGTCAAGAAATTCGACCAGGGCGCCCAGCCGGCCGGGTATCACCAGATCAGCTGGAACGACAAGGCCCTGCCCAACGGGGTATATCTCTACCAGCTTAAAGCTGGAGACTTTGTTTCCACCAGGAAGCTGATGATTGTCAGGTAA